The Flavobacterium jumunjinense genome includes a region encoding these proteins:
- the trxB gene encoding thioredoxin-disulfide reductase — translation MSDKIETVKCLIIGSGPAGYTAAIYAARANMFPVLYQGMQPGGQLTTTNEVENFPGYPDGVTGPEMMVQLQEQAKRFGSDIRDGWATKVDFSGDIHKVWINDSIEIHAETVIISTGATAKYLGLSSEQKYLELGGGVSACAICDGFFYRNQEVVVVGAGDSACEEAHYLSNICKKVTMLVRSDKFRASQIMEDRVRKTANIEILMHTETEEVLGDGQVVTGVKVKNRTTGEVTEITATGFFVAIGHKPNTDIFADYLDLDETGYIKNIPGTSKTNIAGVFVGGDAADHVYRQAITAAGTGCMAALDAERYLAAKD, via the coding sequence ATGTCAGATAAAATAGAAACAGTAAAATGTTTAATTATAGGTTCAGGTCCAGCGGGCTATACTGCTGCGATTTATGCTGCAAGAGCGAATATGTTTCCTGTATTATATCAAGGAATGCAACCAGGTGGACAATTGACAACTACCAATGAGGTAGAGAATTTTCCAGGTTATCCAGATGGTGTAACTGGTCCAGAAATGATGGTTCAATTGCAAGAACAAGCGAAACGTTTCGGTTCAGACATTCGTGACGGTTGGGCTACAAAAGTTGATTTCTCTGGCGATATTCATAAAGTTTGGATCAATGATTCTATCGAAATTCATGCAGAAACAGTAATTATTTCTACAGGAGCTACTGCTAAATATTTAGGATTGTCTTCAGAGCAAAAATACCTAGAACTAGGTGGTGGTGTTTCTGCTTGTGCAATTTGCGACGGATTTTTCTATAGAAATCAAGAAGTTGTTGTTGTTGGAGCAGGAGATAGTGCTTGTGAAGAAGCACATTACCTTTCAAATATTTGTAAAAAAGTAACCATGTTGGTAAGAAGCGATAAATTTAGAGCTTCACAAATAATGGAAGATAGAGTAAGAAAAACGGCTAACATCGAAATTTTAATGCATACTGAAACTGAAGAAGTCTTAGGAGACGGACAAGTAGTTACAGGTGTAAAAGTTAAAAATAGAACCACTGGAGAAGTAACTGAAATTACTGCAACAGGATTTTTCGTTGCAATTGGTCATAAACCAAATACCGATATTTTTGCTGATTATTTAGATTTAGACGAAACGGGTTATATTAAAAATATTCCAGGTACTTCTAAAACCAATATAGCTGGAGTTTTTGTTGGAGGAGACGCGGCAGACCATGTGTACAGACAAGCTATTACAGCGGCTGGAACTGGTTGTATGGCTGCTTTAGATGCTGAACGCTATTTAGCGGCAAAAGACTAA
- the hisS gene encoding histidine--tRNA ligase, with translation MAQKPSTPKGTRDFSPVEVAKRNYIFSTIKTNFEKFGFQPIETPSFENSETLMGKYGEEGDRLIFKILNSGNFFYNKNKIQLPESVTDLQINSAEKISVQQRIELNKFTSRISEKALRYDLTVPFARYVVQHQNEIEFPFKRYQIQPVWRADNPQFGRFREFYQCDADVVGSNSLWQEVELVQLYDAVFSQLKLNGVTIKINNRKILSGIAEVIGASDKLIDFTVALDKLDKIGEDGVKKEMLEKGISETAIEKVQPLFNFTGTISEKITKLGDLLASSEEGMNGVEELLFICDNVNEIGLQTATLDLDVTLARGLNYYTGAIFEVSAPKGVDMGSIGGGGRYDDLTGIFGLKNMSGVGISFGLDRIALVIEQLDLFPETVNATSKALFLNFGLEEAKYAMKAIAKLRQAGVKVEMYPDNAKIGKQFQHADKRGIPFAILVGEDEMKNEQFGIKNLESGEQEKVSFDVLLNKLSENK, from the coding sequence ATGGCTCAAAAACCAAGCACACCAAAAGGAACACGTGATTTTTCACCTGTTGAAGTAGCAAAACGTAATTATATATTTAGTACTATAAAAACCAATTTCGAAAAATTTGGTTTTCAACCTATAGAAACACCTTCTTTTGAAAATTCGGAAACCTTAATGGGAAAATACGGAGAAGAAGGCGATCGACTTATTTTTAAGATTTTGAATTCGGGGAATTTTTTCTATAACAAGAATAAAATTCAATTACCAGAATCAGTAACTGATTTGCAAATAAATTCGGCTGAAAAAATTTCTGTACAACAGCGTATTGAATTAAATAAATTTACATCAAGAATTTCTGAAAAAGCTTTACGTTATGATTTAACAGTCCCTTTTGCTAGGTATGTAGTGCAACACCAAAATGAAATTGAGTTCCCATTCAAGAGATATCAAATTCAACCTGTTTGGAGAGCTGATAATCCTCAATTTGGACGTTTCAGAGAGTTTTACCAATGCGATGCCGATGTTGTTGGGTCGAATTCACTTTGGCAAGAAGTTGAATTGGTACAATTGTATGATGCTGTTTTTAGTCAATTAAAACTAAACGGAGTCACTATTAAAATAAACAACCGTAAAATTTTATCTGGAATAGCAGAAGTTATTGGAGCGTCTGATAAGTTAATCGATTTTACAGTAGCATTAGATAAATTAGATAAAATTGGAGAAGACGGTGTGAAAAAAGAAATGCTTGAAAAAGGAATTTCTGAAACTGCCATTGAAAAAGTGCAACCGTTATTTAATTTTACCGGAACTATTTCTGAAAAGATTACAAAATTAGGTGATTTATTAGCATCTTCTGAAGAAGGAATGAATGGGGTAGAAGAACTATTGTTTATTTGCGATAATGTAAACGAAATTGGTTTGCAAACTGCTACTTTAGATTTAGATGTTACTTTAGCGCGGGGTTTAAACTATTATACGGGAGCTATTTTTGAAGTATCAGCACCAAAGGGTGTCGATATGGGTTCTATTGGTGGTGGTGGACGTTATGATGATTTAACTGGTATCTTCGGTTTGAAAAACATGAGTGGTGTTGGTATTTCTTTTGGATTAGACAGAATTGCTTTGGTAATTGAACAATTAGATTTATTTCCAGAAACTGTAAATGCAACTTCAAAGGCATTGTTTTTAAACTTCGGATTAGAAGAAGCAAAATATGCCATGAAAGCCATTGCAAAATTAAGGCAAGCAGGTGTAAAAGTAGAAATGTATCCTGATAATGCTAAAATTGGAAAACAATTTCAACATGCAGATAAAAGAGGAATTCCATTTGCTATTTTAGTTGGAGAAGATGAAATGAAAAATGAGCAGTTTGGAATTAAAAATTTAGAATCGGGAGAACAAGAGAAAGTAAGTTTCGACGTGTTACTAAATAAATTAAGCGAGAATAAATAA
- a CDS encoding ABC transporter permease, with the protein MVGLFKENTRIALDSIKGQALRTALTVLIIMIGITFLVGILTLTKALENNLFGNFASMGANTFSISRYDFSAEINQNDVDQKVNPIISYPQAKAFQDKFDFPFTSTSLSFTAAAGVEVKHQGDKTDPEINILGIDENFCPNKGLEVVKGRNFNTFDVQNNNYVCILGSDFEKGLFKDKNPLEKVISIRGAKFKVIGVLKEKGSTFGNSQDLRVLIPNQIARSIFSAPNINYDLDIKVHNEALLNEAVDDATLTMRLVRRLNPIQKNNFGIERSDDLIQTLGSNIAMINLVAIIIGAITVFGSTIALMNIMLVSVSERTREIGIRKSLGAKRNTIAWQFFTETFIISQMGGFLGIIFGIILGTVISLFAGFSFVVPWLAMFAAFITTLIVTVISGLYPAIKASKLDPVEALRYE; encoded by the coding sequence ATGGTAGGATTATTTAAAGAAAACACAAGAATTGCACTTGACTCTATAAAGGGACAAGCATTGCGTACAGCACTAACAGTTTTAATTATTATGATAGGGATTACCTTTTTAGTAGGGATTCTTACATTAACTAAGGCTTTAGAAAATAATTTATTTGGAAATTTTGCTTCTATGGGAGCGAATACTTTTTCGATTAGTCGTTATGATTTTTCGGCTGAAATTAATCAGAATGATGTAGATCAGAAAGTAAATCCTATTATAAGTTACCCACAGGCCAAGGCATTTCAGGATAAATTTGATTTTCCATTCACATCGACTTCTCTTTCATTTACAGCAGCTGCTGGTGTTGAAGTGAAGCATCAGGGAGACAAAACCGATCCAGAAATTAATATCTTAGGAATTGATGAAAACTTTTGTCCAAACAAGGGTTTAGAAGTTGTTAAAGGTCGTAATTTCAATACTTTTGACGTTCAAAACAATAATTATGTTTGTATTTTAGGTTCCGATTTTGAAAAAGGGCTTTTTAAAGATAAAAATCCTTTAGAGAAAGTAATTTCTATTCGTGGTGCTAAATTTAAAGTAATTGGTGTTTTAAAAGAAAAAGGATCTACTTTCGGAAACAGTCAAGATTTACGTGTTTTGATTCCGAATCAAATTGCGCGTTCTATTTTTTCTGCTCCAAATATAAATTATGATTTAGATATTAAAGTACACAATGAAGCTTTGCTAAATGAAGCTGTTGATGATGCAACTTTAACAATGCGACTGGTTCGTAGATTGAACCCAATACAAAAAAATAATTTTGGTATTGAGCGTAGTGATGATTTAATTCAAACCTTAGGCTCAAATATAGCAATGATTAACTTAGTTGCAATAATTATTGGTGCCATAACCGTTTTTGGTTCTACTATTGCCTTAATGAATATCATGCTAGTTTCTGTTAGTGAAAGAACTAGAGAAATTGGTATTAGAAAATCATTAGGAGCTAAGAGAAATACTATTGCTTGGCAATTCTTCACCGAAACTTTTATTATTAGTCAAATGGGAGGCTTTTTAGGAATTATTTTCGGAATAATATTAGGTACAGTAATTTCATTATTTGCTGGTTTTTCTTTTGTTGTTCCTTGGTTAGCAATGTTTGCCGCTTTCATTACTACTCTAATTGTAACCGTTATTTCTGGTTTATATCCTGCAATAAAAGCATCGAAACTTGATCCTGTGGAAGCGCTTCGCTATGAGTAA
- a CDS encoding Crp/Fnr family transcriptional regulator: MSKFEDEITLKVRQNLGQYAILTLEEINHFLSLCKYKTLKKGDFFSKENTICNEIGFVLSGIFRSYYYSSEEEEITYCFVFQEHFITAYSSFITQDRTQESIQAITDIEMLVISREAVAKIEQSSTNWLRFLKFLAEQEYIKLERRVFMLQKEKAETRYKDLIENKPQFLQHIPLHYLASYLGVTQRHLSRLRKEIT, encoded by the coding sequence ATGAGTAAATTTGAAGATGAAATTACTTTAAAAGTAAGACAAAATTTAGGTCAATATGCTATTCTAACTTTAGAAGAAATAAACCATTTCTTAAGCTTGTGCAAATATAAAACCTTAAAAAAAGGGGATTTTTTTTCAAAAGAAAATACCATTTGCAATGAAATTGGTTTTGTTCTATCTGGTATTTTTAGATCGTATTATTATTCTAGTGAAGAAGAAGAAATTACCTATTGCTTTGTTTTTCAAGAGCATTTTATAACAGCTTATTCTTCTTTCATTACACAAGATAGAACACAAGAAAGTATTCAGGCAATTACCGATATCGAAATGTTAGTCATTTCTAGAGAAGCTGTTGCTAAAATTGAACAAAGCAGCACAAATTGGTTGCGCTTTTTGAAATTTTTAGCCGAACAAGAATACATAAAACTTGAAAGAAGAGTTTTTATGTTGCAAAAAGAAAAAGCTGAAACTAGATATAAAGATCTTATTGAAAACAAACCTCAATTTCTGCAACATATTCCATTGCACTATCTTGCTTCCTATCTTGGTGTTACACAAAGACACTTGAGTAGGCTTCGAAAAGAGATTACCTAA
- a CDS encoding NAD(P)H-dependent oxidoreductase, producing MKNIVIINGNPNSESFNFALAEAYKQGAKTTNASIEEINIRELQFNPNLEFGYQKRTELEPDLLDAIDKIKKADHLVWVFPMWWYGYPAIMKGFIDRTFLPGITFDFKEGKALPEKLLKGKTARIIITSDTPKWYDSLFMKSPAINQFKKGTLQFCGINPVKVTYLSVVKNATISQRKKWLEEITILGKQLK from the coding sequence ATGAAAAACATAGTAATTATAAACGGAAATCCGAACTCCGAAAGTTTCAATTTTGCTTTAGCTGAAGCTTATAAACAAGGTGCAAAAACCACAAATGCATCTATTGAAGAAATCAACATTCGAGAGTTACAATTCAATCCTAATTTAGAGTTTGGTTACCAAAAAAGAACCGAACTAGAGCCTGATTTATTAGACGCAATAGACAAAATTAAAAAAGCAGATCATTTAGTTTGGGTTTTCCCGATGTGGTGGTATGGTTATCCTGCTATAATGAAAGGATTTATTGACCGAACTTTTCTACCAGGAATTACTTTCGATTTTAAGGAAGGAAAAGCTTTACCAGAAAAACTACTAAAAGGAAAAACAGCAAGAATCATAATTACTTCTGACACTCCAAAATGGTATGATTCTTTGTTTATGAAAAGTCCTGCAATTAACCAATTCAAAAAAGGCACACTCCAATTTTGTGGTATAAACCCTGTAAAAGTGACTTATCTTTCAGTAGTTAAAAACGCCACTATATCACAAAGAAAAAAATGGTTAGAAGAAATAACTATTCTAGGAAAACAATTAAAATAA
- the prmC gene encoding peptide chain release factor N(5)-glutamine methyltransferase codes for MLLKEIKYSFHNQLDELFGSDEVASFFFIVLEHLHQMKRVDLALQPDFSIDETQLTQWSEILRELKKEKPIQYIIGTTEFYGLPFLVNENTLIPRPETEELVEWIVESSKLKNVTSDRDEIQILDIGTGTGCIPISLKKNIPIASVYAIDVSEKALETAKKNAELNKVAIRFIETNILKLESLEEIAAKFDVIVSNPPYVRNLEKEEIKKNVLEYEPHLALFVEDDDALLFYRKIAILAKKGLKENGVLYFEINQYLGKETVDLLVALGFQNIELKKDLYGNDRMICCTL; via the coding sequence ATGCTTTTAAAAGAAATAAAATATAGTTTTCATAATCAATTAGATGAGTTGTTTGGAAGTGATGAAGTAGCATCTTTCTTTTTCATTGTTTTAGAACATCTGCATCAAATGAAGCGAGTAGATTTAGCATTGCAACCTGATTTTTCAATAGATGAAACTCAACTTACACAATGGAGTGAAATACTTAGAGAACTGAAAAAAGAAAAGCCAATTCAATATATAATAGGAACAACCGAATTTTATGGTTTGCCTTTTTTAGTCAATGAAAACACTTTAATTCCTCGTCCTGAAACCGAAGAATTAGTTGAATGGATTGTTGAAAGTTCGAAGTTGAAAAATGTTACTTCAGACAGAGATGAGATTCAGATTTTAGACATTGGAACAGGAACAGGTTGTATTCCAATTTCTCTTAAGAAAAATATTCCTATTGCTTCTGTTTATGCTATCGATGTGTCTGAAAAAGCTTTAGAAACTGCAAAAAAAAATGCTGAATTAAACAAAGTTGCCATTCGTTTTATTGAAACTAACATTTTAAAATTAGAAAGTCTAGAAGAAATTGCTGCTAAATTTGATGTTATTGTTTCAAATCCTCCTTATGTTAGGAATTTAGAAAAAGAAGAAATTAAGAAAAACGTATTGGAGTATGAACCCCATTTGGCTTTATTCGTAGAAGATGATGATGCTTTGCTTTTTTATAGAAAAATTGCAATTTTAGCGAAAAAAGGACTCAAAGAAAACGGAGTTTTGTATTTTGAAATCAATCAATATCTTGGAAAAGAAACAGTAGACTTATTAGTTGCGCTTGGTTTCCAAAATATTGAATTGAAAAAAGACCTCTATGGTAACGATAGAATGATTTGTTGTACTTTGTAA
- a CDS encoding GNAT family N-acetyltransferase, whose protein sequence is MIIRAIEPKDNLQIAKVIRGIFHELDAPKVGTAYADPILDTLFEVYQEERSVYYIVEKDGEVVGGCGIAPLENEAAHVCELQKMYFSPAIRGTGFAKQIIEKCLDFAKENDFTLCYLETLAFMKAAQKLYVNLGFESIDAPLGNTGHNSCEVWMTKKI, encoded by the coding sequence ATGATTATAAGAGCAATAGAACCAAAGGATAATTTGCAAATTGCAAAAGTTATACGTGGTATTTTTCACGAATTAGACGCTCCAAAAGTAGGAACTGCCTATGCGGATCCAATCTTAGATACGCTTTTTGAAGTGTATCAGGAAGAACGATCGGTTTATTATATTGTCGAGAAAGATGGAGAAGTTGTTGGAGGTTGTGGAATTGCACCATTAGAAAATGAAGCAGCGCATGTTTGCGAATTGCAGAAAATGTACTTTTCACCAGCGATTAGAGGAACTGGTTTTGCAAAACAAATTATTGAAAAATGTTTGGATTTTGCAAAGGAAAATGATTTTACACTTTGTTATCTAGAAACATTAGCGTTTATGAAAGCCGCTCAGAAATTATATGTCAATTTAGGGTTTGAATCTATTGATGCTCCGTTAGGGAATACAGGACATAATAGTTGTGAAGTTTGGATGACAAAGAAAATATAA
- the ribD gene encoding bifunctional diaminohydroxyphosphoribosylaminopyrimidine deaminase/5-amino-6-(5-phosphoribosylamino)uracil reductase RibD: protein MENHEFYMKRCIELAKNGLGTTYPNPLVGSVIVYDGKIIGEGWHKKAGEAHAEVNAVNSVKDKTLLEKATIYVSLEPCSHYGKTPPCCDLIIAHNIPNVIIGTIDPFAKVAGNGIKRLLEAGKKINIGVFEEECNALNKRFFTFHKKQRPYIILKWAESKDGFIAPNKTQRETEQEKLSPVWITNSYSRQLVHKWRTEEQAILVGTTTVLEDNPKLDARDFKGNHPTRVILDRNNTVSDSFHIKDNQRKTVIYTETNNLTNSSNIIYEKINFNDNFLLNLTKNLHKKEVQSIIIEGGSKTLQTFIDSNLWDEARVFIGNSLLKSGIKAPVLKRTAKKSISIMNDEIKFFENYD from the coding sequence ATGGAAAATCATGAATTTTACATGAAACGTTGCATTGAACTTGCTAAAAATGGTTTAGGAACCACCTATCCTAATCCTTTAGTTGGTAGTGTAATTGTTTATGACGGAAAAATTATTGGTGAAGGTTGGCATAAAAAAGCTGGAGAAGCTCATGCAGAAGTGAACGCAGTGAATTCGGTAAAAGATAAAACTTTACTCGAAAAAGCGACAATATATGTAAGCTTAGAACCTTGCAGTCATTATGGAAAAACACCTCCTTGTTGCGATTTAATTATTGCGCATAACATTCCAAATGTAATAATTGGTACAATTGACCCTTTTGCTAAAGTGGCAGGAAATGGCATTAAACGTTTGCTTGAGGCTGGAAAGAAAATTAACATTGGAGTTTTTGAAGAAGAATGTAACGCGTTGAACAAGCGTTTTTTTACTTTCCATAAAAAACAAAGACCCTATATTATTTTAAAATGGGCAGAAAGTAAAGATGGTTTTATTGCTCCTAACAAAACGCAACGAGAAACTGAGCAGGAGAAACTAAGCCCTGTGTGGATTACAAATTCCTATTCGCGACAACTTGTTCATAAATGGAGAACTGAAGAGCAAGCAATTCTTGTTGGAACAACGACTGTTCTAGAAGACAATCCTAAATTAGATGCAAGAGATTTTAAAGGTAATCACCCTACAAGAGTAATTTTAGACAGAAACAATACTGTTAGCGATTCTTTTCATATTAAAGACAATCAAAGAAAAACCGTTATTTACACAGAAACCAACAATTTAACAAATTCAAGCAATATAATTTACGAAAAAATAAATTTTAATGATAATTTTTTATTAAATTTAACAAAAAATCTACATAAAAAAGAAGTTCAATCTATAATTATTGAAGGTGGCTCTAAAACACTTCAAACTTTTATAGACTCTAATTTATGGGATGAGGCTCGTGTTTTTATTGGTAACAGCTTATTAAAATCGGGGATCAAAGCTCCCGTTTTAAAAAGAACTGCTAAAAAAAGCATAAGCATAATGAATGATGAAATTAAATTTTTTGAAAATTATGATTGA
- a CDS encoding HAD family hydrolase: MIDTIIFDFGNIFIDIDYNLTQEALKKLGVKEWTTELDTLNNEYEVGKIDELQFIQGIQKHTNNADLIEIRAAWNALLLDFPLKRLEFLQMIEGKYRIFLLSNTDATHIDKFEHKFGESFARDFYSCFEKVYFSFEIGKRKPDENTYKYVLNSHNLTPKKTLFIDDRLENIEGAKKCGLHTWHLDPEKENVTQLLEFIKSIHD, from the coding sequence ATGATTGACACTATTATATTTGATTTTGGTAATATTTTTATAGATATAGATTATAATCTTACCCAAGAAGCTCTAAAAAAGCTAGGCGTTAAAGAGTGGACTACTGAATTAGATACTTTAAATAACGAATATGAAGTTGGAAAAATAGATGAACTACAGTTTATTCAAGGCATTCAAAAACATACTAACAATGCCGATTTAATAGAAATTAGAGCTGCTTGGAACGCTCTTTTATTAGATTTTCCGTTAAAGAGACTAGAATTTCTTCAAATGATAGAAGGTAAATATCGTATTTTCTTATTAAGTAATACAGATGCTACACATATTGATAAATTTGAACACAAATTTGGAGAATCATTTGCAAGAGATTTTTATAGTTGTTTTGAAAAAGTGTATTTCTCATTTGAAATTGGAAAAAGAAAACCAGACGAAAACACATATAAATATGTTTTAAACAGTCATAATTTAACACCTAAAAAAACTCTTTTTATAGATGATCGATTAGAAAATATTGAAGGCGCTAAAAAATGTGGACTTCACACTTGGCATTTAGATCCAGAAAAAGAAAACGTCACGCAACTCCTCGAATTCATAAAATCAATTCATGACTAA
- a CDS encoding EamA family transporter, protein MTNLLLAIVFSCSLFIVLKSFSKFNINTFQAIVVNYLVAFSIGIFNSNTNFNYNEILAKEWIYGSLFLGFLFIIIFFIIGKTSQKNGVSVASVASKMSLIIPILFGIFFFKESIDIIKITGTIFALIAVFFTTKKEKGTINTSNFTLPILLFIGTGITDTSINFIQKNWVNPEDNALFSSITFLFAFIIGFLLIIIQSIKKRIVVAPKNILGGVILGVPNFFSIYFLLNALQSPDFESATLFTLLNIGVILLTTIFGLLLFKEKLNKNNYLGILLAILALFLVTY, encoded by the coding sequence ATGACTAACTTACTTCTTGCTATTGTTTTTTCTTGTAGTTTATTTATTGTCTTAAAATCTTTTTCAAAGTTCAACATCAATACATTTCAAGCAATAGTAGTTAATTACTTAGTTGCTTTTTCCATAGGAATTTTCAATAGCAATACTAATTTTAACTACAATGAAATCTTAGCAAAAGAATGGATTTATGGTAGTTTATTTTTAGGATTTCTTTTTATTATCATTTTCTTTATCATTGGAAAAACCTCACAAAAAAATGGTGTTTCAGTAGCTTCAGTAGCCAGTAAAATGTCTTTAATAATCCCAATACTTTTTGGGATATTCTTTTTTAAAGAATCGATAGACATTATAAAAATTACAGGTACCATTTTCGCTTTAATTGCTGTATTCTTTACAACAAAAAAAGAAAAAGGAACTATTAACACTTCAAACTTCACTTTACCTATATTACTATTCATTGGAACAGGAATAACTGACACAAGTATAAATTTTATTCAAAAAAATTGGGTAAACCCAGAAGACAATGCTCTTTTTTCATCGATAACCTTTTTATTCGCTTTCATTATTGGTTTTCTTCTAATTATCATTCAAAGCATTAAAAAAAGAATAGTTGTTGCTCCAAAAAACATCCTTGGAGGTGTTATTTTAGGCGTTCCCAATTTCTTTTCTATTTACTTTCTACTAAACGCGCTCCAATCTCCCGATTTTGAAAGCGCAACATTATTTACACTATTAAATATTGGTGTAATTTTATTAACCACTATATTTGGATTACTTTTATTCAAAGAAAAATTAAACAAAAACAATTATTTAGGAATTCTATTAGCTATTTTAGCATTATTCCTAGTTACTTATTAA